The following DNA comes from Curtobacterium sp. 9128.
CGGGACTTCGTCGCCGACGCGTCGCACGAACTCCGGACCCCGCTGACGACCCTGCGCACGAACCTCCAGCTCCTCACCGACGACCGGCCGCTCGACGAGGCCACCCGCGCCGCCCTGCGCGCAGCGGTCACCGAGGAGATCACCGCGATGCAGGCGACGATCGACGACCTCGCAGAACTCGCGCGCGGGGACCGTCCCGGCGCCGACACCCTGACGACGGTGAACCTGGTCAGTGTCGTCCGGTCGTCGGCGGCCACGGCGGCCCGTCGTTGGGGCGTGTCGTTCCGGGTGCAGTTCCCGTCGTCGGACGTCCCGGTCCGCGTCGCCGACGGACGGCTCCCGCGCCTGCTGGACGTCGTGCTCGACAACGCCGGCAAGTACGGCGCAGGCGAAGCGGTCGACATCGAGGTCCTCGACGGGCGGCCGGTCCTCGTGTCGATCCGGGACCGAGGGATCGGCATCCCGCCGGAGGACCGCGCACACGTCTTCGACCGCTTCCACCGGGCCGCGTCCGCGCGCGGGCTCCCCGGGTCCGGGCTCGGGCTGGCGATCGCGGCGCAGATCGTCGCCGCGTCCGGCGGGACGATCACGGCTGCCGCTCGCGGCGACGGCCCCGGCACCGAGATCGTCATCACCCTGCCGGCTGGCTGAGGCCCCTCGACCTCACGTTCGGCTCACGACCGCGTCGCACCCTTGCGGCATGGTCATGCTGCACTCGAACCGCACGTCGCGCTCCATCGCCGACGGTGCGCCGCTCCGCGTCGTCATCGCCGCCGGCGGCACCGGCGGACACGTCTTCCCCGGCCTCGCGGTCGCCGCCGCGATCGAACGACTCGTGCCCGGCGCGTCCGTCACGTTCTCGGGAACGCCGGACCGCCTGGAGGCCCGGCTCGTCCCCGCCGCCGGGTACCGTCTCGACACCACACGGATGGTGCCGTTCCCGCGTCGCGTGGACCGGCGCGCGTTCGGCTTCCCCGCACGGTTCATCCGGTGCGTCCTGCGCGCCCGCCGGCAACTCCGCGACCGACGGGCGGACGTCGTCGTCGGCGTCGGCGGGTACCCGAGCGTGCCGGCGATCGTCGCCGCGTGGACGCTCCGCATCCCGGTGCTCGTGCACGAGTCGAACGCGACGCCGGGGCTCGCCAACGTCCTCGCCGCGCGGCTGGCCGGGAAGGTCGCGTGCGCGTTCGACCCCGACCGTGCCGGGTTCGCGTCGAGCGCCGAGGTCCGGCGGGTCGGCATCCCGATCCTCCCGGGGCTGGCGTCCTGCGACCGCTCGGTGATGCGGGAACGTGCCAGGGCGGTGTTCGGCATCGCCGCCGAGGAGCGCTTCGTGGTCGTGTCCGGCGGGAGCCTCGGCGCGGTGTCGCTCGACCGGGCCGCCGTCGACCTGGCGTGTGCCCGGTCGTGGGACGGTCGGCTCCGCATGCTGGTCAAGGCGAGCGGCTCGCACGCCGCGGAGCTCGGACAGCGACTCCGCGACGGCGGAGGAGACGCGGTCGCCACGATCGTGCCGCACATCGACGACATGGCCGCCGCGTACGCCGCGGCCGACGTCGTGGTCGTCCGGGCCGGAGCCTCGACCGTCGCCGAGGTCGAGCACCTCGGTGTCCCCGCCGTCCTCGTGCCGCTGCCCGGTGCCACCGCCGACCACCAGACCGCGAACGCCCGAGCCCTCGCGGCGTCCGGCGCCCGTGTCGTGGTGCTGGCCGACTCGGAACTGGACGCCCGTGCCCTGGACCGGGCCGTCTCGGAACTCGCCGGACCCGTCGGAGCCGGACCGGGCCTCCCGGTCGCACCGATCAGCCACGCGCACCACGCGACCTCACCCCATGCGGCGGCGGCCGACGCCGTCGCCGACTGGGCGATCGAACTCGCCCGTACCTCCACGGAAAGGACCGCACGATGAACGACACGTACTGGGAGGGCCGCAGCGTCCTCGTGACCGGCGCCGAGGGCTTCATCGGCTCGACGCTCGTCGACGCCCTCGTCGAACGGGGCGCCCGTGTCCGCGCGCTCTGCCACTACAAGCCGTACGGATCTGCTGGGTGGCTCGCCCGGTACGCCGAGGACGACCGCGTCGAGGTCCTCGCGGGCGACGTGCGCGACCCGTTCCTCGTCGACTCCGCGGTCGCGGGCACGGACACCGTGTTCCACCTGGCGGCCCTCATCGGGATCCCGTACTCCTACGTCGCGCCGGAGTCGTACGTGCAGACGAACGTCGTCGGCTCGCACAACGTCGTCGCCGCGTGCCGACGCCACGGTTCCCGGATGGTGCACACCTCGACGTCGGAGACCTACGGCAGCGCGTTGCGGGTGCCGATGGACGAGACGCACCCGGCGCAGCCGCAGTCGCCGTACTCCGCGTCGAAGATCGCCGCGGACGCGATGGTGCTGTCGTACCACGCGGCCTTCGGCACGCCGGTCGCGGTCTGCCGCCCGTTCAACACGTACGGACCCCGGCAGAGTGCCCGCGCGGTGATCCCGGCGGTCCTCGGGCAGCTCGCCGCGGGGTCTGACGTCATCCGGCTCGGCTCGACGACACCCACGCGGGACTTCACGTACGTGACCGACACGGTCGCGGGGTTCCTGGCGATCGGGGCCTCGGACGCGGCGGTCGGACGCACGTGCAACCTCGGGACCGGGAGCGAGGTGTCCATCGGGGACCTCGCGGCGATGCTCGTGCGGGTGAGCGGCCGTCGGGCGCGGATCGTGGTGGACGAGTCGCGCCTGCGCCCGGAGGCCAGCGAGGTCGATCGACTGCTGTCGGACAACACGCTCGTCCGGTCGCTCACCGGGTGGGCACCGCAGGTGTCGCTCGAGGACGGTCTCGCCCGCACGTGGGAGTCGGTGCGTGCGGCGTCCGGCCTGGGCACCGCCTACGTCGTCTAGGACTCGGTGTCGTCGACGAGGAGCGCCTGGTGGTCGTAGTCGCCGGAACGGACCCCGGCCCGGGCGATCATGTGCGTCGACACCGGCACCAGGAAGAGCTGGAACACCATGATCGGCAGGACGACCCAGAGCGCGGTCCACGTCCACACCGCGACGACGATCGCCGCGAGCCCGAACGCCAGCCCGAGGACCTGCGGCTTCGCCATCGCGTGCAGCCGGACGAGCGGGTCGGGGAAGCGCACGATCCCGACGCCGGCGCCGAGCGAGAGCAGCGACCCGACGAGCAGCAGCCCGACGGCGATCCAGGCTCGGATGCCGGCGCCGTCGATGAAGGACTCGATGATCTCGATCACGACTCGCCTCCTTGTCGTCGCTCCGGTGTGGTGACGTCCGCCCCGTCGTCGGAGGGGTCCGAGGACGGCGTCACGGCACGGGCCACGGCGATGGTCGCGAAGACGCTCGTCGCGGCGATCACCACCAGCACCGGGATCCCTGCGAGGTCCTGCCGGATCACCATGGCCGCGGCGATCACCACGAGGACGGTGGTGAGCACCATGTCGGAGCCGATCATCCGATCGAGGATGGTCGGGCCGCGGACGATGCGGAACACGGCGAGGAGCAGGGTGGCCCCGAGCAGGGCGAGGACCACGGCGATGAGGATCCCCATCACGACGACTCCGGCACTCATCGGGTCACCTCCGGCAGGGGTTCGGACAGTTCGGAGAGGTCCTGCTTCGACCCGAGCGCCCGGATCACCATCGTCTCGATGCCGAGTGCCTCGCGCTTGGCGTGCTCGACCTGTTCACCCCGTTCGGTGTCGAGCACGTGGAGCAGGAGCCGACGGCGGCGGAGGTCGACGTCCGCGACGTACGAGCCCGGCACGAGCGACACCGCGAGGGTCGCGAGGGTGAACGTCATCTCGGACGTCGTGTGCATCTGCACGAGCACGATCGAGCTGCGTCGGACACCCCGCGGCCGGAACGCCACCCACGCGACCCGGAACGACGCGGCGACGACGAGGCCGGACCAGACGACGAGGAACCAGACGAAGTGCAGCGGGGAGAACCGGGAGGACAGCGGGACGGCCGGCAGGGGGAGGGCCTGCGTCACGAGGAGCGCGACGACGATCCCGCACAGCAGGGTCAGCGGCGTCCACGACCCCCACAGCAGCGCCCACAGCACCGTGAGTCCGAGCACGAGCGGCACGTCGTAGCGCCACGCGACGGCGATCCGTCGGGCGTTCGCGATGCGTCGGGTCCTGGCGTCGGTCACGGTCGTGCCCCCAGGACTGCCTCGACGTACTGCTGGGGGGACTCGAGCGACTCGGCCGCCCTGGTGGCGTACCCGTACAGTGGGCCGGCGACGACGGTCAGCGCGACGGAGCCGAGCACGGCGACCGTGGTGACGCCGACCAGCATGCGCGGCAGGCGGGTGCGGCCGGAGACGTGGTGCATGCTCCCGGTGACCGGGTCCGTGACCGTCACCGAGCCTCCCGACAGGACCGAGCCGTCCGCTTCGGACCGGGTGACGGGTGCCGGCTCCGGAGCGCGCAGCGACTCGTGCGGCTCCGCCACCGCGACGTGCGGGGCCGCTGCCTCGGCGGCGGGCTTCGGCCGCCAGAAGGCGGCATCCCACACGCGCATCAGCGCGTAGAGGGTGAGGAGCGAGGTCACGATCCCGGCGGCGATGGTCATGTACGCCAGCGGACTGCCGTCGATCGCCGCGGCGCGGAAGAGTCCGAGCTTGCCGATGAACCCGGAGAAGGGTGGGATCCCGCCGAGGTTGAACGCCGGGATCAAGTACAGGGCGGCCAGGAACGGTGCGGCCTTGAGCAGACCGCCGAGCGACCTGGTCGACGTGGTCCCGCCGACGCGTTCCATCAGGCCAGACACCAGGAACAGGGTCGTCTGCACGACGATGTGGTGCACCGTGTAGAACACCGCAGCTGCCGTGCCGACGACCGATCCGAGCCCGACGCCCATCACCATGAACCCGATGTGGCTGATCAGCGTGAACGACAGCAGTCGCTTCACGTCGGTCTGCGACACGGCGCCGAGCACGCCGACGATCATCGTCAGTGCGGCGACCACGAGCAGGACGGTGTTGAGCTGCGGGCGCGGGAACATGATCGTCTCGAGGCGGATGATCGCGTAGATGCCCACCTTGGTCAGCAGGCCGGCGAACACCGCCGTGACCGGTGCCGGTGCGGTCGGGTACGAATCAGGGAGCCAGAACGCCAGCGGGAACACCGCCGCCTTGATGCCGAAGCCGATGAGCAGCATCGTGTGGATGAGCAGCTGCACGTGATCAGGCAGCGCGGCCATCCGCTCGCTGATCTGGGCGATGTTGACCGTGCCCGTCGCGCCGTAGACCAGCCCGATCGCGGAGAGGAAGATCGCCGACGCGATGAGGCTCGTCACGATGTACGTCGTGCCGGCCCGCACGCGCTGCTCGCTGCCGCCGAGGGTGATCAGCACGTAGCTCGCGACGAGGAGCATCTCGAACGCCACGTAGAGGTTGAAGAGGTCGCCGGCGATGAAGGAGTCGAGGACGCCCGCCGCGAGGACGAGGTACGTCGGGTAGAAGATCGTGACCGGGGCCTCGCCGTCGTCCGCGGCCAGACCCTGCCCGATCGAGAACAGCAGGACGATGAGCAGCACGCTCGCGGACACCGTGAGGAGCAACGCGCTCAACCGGTCGACGACGAGCGAGATGCCGTAGGGGGCGTCCCAGCCACCGACCTGCACGACGATGGTGCCGTGGTGGTCGACCAGCACCATCAGCGTCGCGGCGACGGCCAGCGCGATGACGAGCACGGCCACGGTGATCGCGCGCTGGATGCGCTGGTGCCGGAGCAGCCCGAGGGCGACGGCCGCGCCGAGGAGCGGGACGAGGACGAGGAGCGGGACGAGGAAGGTCATCGGTGGGCCTCGTCCTGGGTCTGGTCTTCGTGGTGGCGTTCGTGGTCGGTGTCGGCTTCCGGGTCCGTGTCGGTCTCCGGGTCGTCCTCGGCCGGGGCGTCCCGTTCGTGCCGGATCGCGACGTCGGCCTCGTCCACCTCGACCTCGTCCGCGCGGGACAGCGTCCAGGAGCGGTGGATGAGGGCGAGCAGGAACGCGCTGACGGCGAAGGTGATCACGATGGCGGTCAGGGCGAACGCCTGGGGCAGCGGGTCGGTGATGCCGTCCGACGACTTGCCGATCGGCGGGTTCCCGGCGGCTCCGGACATCACGAGCAGCAGCAGGTTGAGGGCGTTGCCGACGAGCAGGAACCCGAGCAGCATCCGCGTGAGCGAGCGTTCGAGCAGCAGGTAGACCCCGCAGGCGAAGAGCACGGCCATCGCGATGACGAGGACGAGGGTGATGGTCATGCGGTCACCTCTTGCTGTTCGTGGTCGCCTGGGTTGCCCTCGATCGAGTCGGACGTCGGGGTGTTCGTGTCCTCGAGCCGCTGCCGGTCGACCTCTGCGCCGAGGCTCCGCAGGACGTCGAGCACCAGGCCGACGACGACGAGGTACACACCGATGTCGAAGAACGTCGCCGTGACGAACTCGATGTGCCCGAGGATCGGGACCGTGGCCTCGAAGAACTCCGAGTACAGGGCTTCCCGGCCGAAGAACAGCGGCACGATCGCGGTGATCGCGGCCGTCGCGACCCCCAGGCCGAGCAGCCGGCCGGCACGGATCGGAGCGGCGGCGCCGAGCTCGGCGGGGCCACCGGCCAGGTAGCGGGCCGCGAGCGCGATGCCCGCGACGAGGCCGCCGGCGAACCCGCCACCGGCGGCGTTGTGCCCGGCGAACAGCAGGTACACGGACAGGACGATGAGCCCGTGGAACAGCAGTCGGACGACGACGTCCAGCAGCGCGGAGCGACCGGTCGGGAGCGCGGCGCTCGTCGGCAGCCAAGCGCGGGGCTCGCCGTCCGGGCGGTGCTTGTCGCTCGCGATGACACTCGGCAGGTCGCGGAGTCGGGGGAGCGTGTCCTCGCGCGAGTTCACGAAGATCAGGCTCGCGACACCGGTGGCCGCGGCGACGACCACGGTGAGCTCACCGAGCGTGTCCCAGCCACGGAGGTCGACGAGCGCGACGTTCACCACGTTCAGTCCGTGTCCGAACGAGCTCGTCAGCGCGGGGAGGTCCGGCCAGATCGGCCTGGCCGACCGAGCAGAGGCGGCGACGATGACGACGACCGCCAGGGTGGCGCCCGCGAGTGCTGCGAACAGGGCGCGGAGCACCCGGAAGCGCGAGGGGTTCGCCGTCGCGATCCGCGGGGGGAGGCGGCGGAGCACCAGGACGAAGGCGATGAGCGTCACCGTCTCGACGACGAGCTGCGTGAGGGCGAGGTCCACGGCGCCGTGCAGGACGAACAGCACCGACATGCCGTAGCCCGTGACGCCGACGAGCACGGCCGCGGCGAACCGGGTCTTCGCGGTGAGGACGGCGATCGCGGCGATCGACATCACGATCACGACCGGGATCTGGCCCCACGAGTCGGCGAAGCGCACGTGGAACTCCCACGGCCCGCCGAGCGCCAGGTTGACGAGGGCACCGGCGACGAACACCGACAGGATGACCGTCAGGTAGTAGGGGAGCGAGCCCCGCTGGAGGGCGGCGGTGACACCGGTGGCGGCCCGGTCGAGCCCGCGCATGAGGTGTCGGTAGGTGTTCGCCGCGCTCGGGAACCCGGCGAGGCGGTGCTGCAGCGACTCGACCCTCGTGCGCGCGGCGAAGAGCGCCAGGCCGCCGAGGAGCGTGATCGCGGAGATGCCGAGCGCCGGCTCGAGCCCGTGCCAGAGCGCCAGGTGCGGCACGGCTTCCCCGGACATCGACGCGGCGGCAGCGGCCGGTTCGAGCCCGTGCGCCACGACCGGCGTGAGGAGTCCGAGCGCGAGGCCCGTGAGCCCGAGGATCGACGGGACCACCCCGAGACCGTGCAGTGCGTGCGGCTCGGTCTGCTCCACGCCGGGCTTGCGGGCGAAGGCGCCCCAGAGGAAGCGCAGCGAGTAGGCGACGGTGAGGACGGACCCGACGGTGACACCGACGAGTGCGAACCACGCCCACCCGGACCCCGGGCCGTGCAGCGCTTCGACGAGTCCGGTGAGGACGGCTTCCTTCGCCACGAACCCGATCATCGGCGGGATGCCGGCCATCGACAGGAGTGCCAGGACGGCGACGGTCGCGAGCCACGGGAGCTTCCGGCCGAGCCCGGACAGATTGCCGAGGTCCCGGGTGCCGGTGACGTGGTCGATCGTCCCGACGACCAGGAACAGCGTCGACTTGAACGCGGCGTGGGCGACGAGCAGCGCGACCCCGCCGAGGGCGATCGCGGGCGTGCCCCAGCCGGCGGCGAGCACGAGGAACCCGAGCTGGGCGACCGTGCCGTACGCGAGCAGCAGCTTGAGGTCGGTCTGGCGGAGGGCCCGGTACCCGCCGATCACCATGCCGAGCACGCCGAGCAGGGTGATCGTCTCGCGCCAGCCTTCGAGCAGCGCGAACGCCGGGGCGAGCCGGGCGACGAGGTAGATGCCGGCCTTGACCATCGCCGCGGCGTGTAGGTACGCGCTCACCGGGGTCGGCGCGGCCATCGCGGCCGGGAGCCAGAAGTGGAAGGGGACGATCGCGGACTTCGTCAGGGCACCGGCGAGGATCAGCACGACCGACACCGTGACGATCGTGCCGGTCGGGGCCTGCGCGACGATGGCGGACAGCTGCGTCGTGCCGGCCGTGACGGACAGGATGACGAGGCCGGCGAGCATCGCCAGGCCGCCGGCCGTGGTGACGACGAGCGCCTGCATCGCAGCGGCGCGGCTCGCCCGCTTGACGGCGTCGTGGCCGATGAGCAGGTAGGAGAAGACGGTGGTCGCTTCCCACAGGACGAACAGCACGATGACGTCGTCGGCGATCACCAGGCCGTACATCGACCCGGCGAACGCGGTGAGGACGCCGGCGAAGCGCCCGAGCCCCGGCTCCTTCGGGCCGAAGTACGACGCGCAGTACACGAGCACGAGCGCGCCGACGACGGACACCACGAGCGCGAGGACCCACGACAGTGCGTCGACCCGGAGCGCGATCGACAGGTCGAGCTGCGGGATCCACGGCACCGTCGAACTGATGCCCCCGTGCAGTGCCCGGTCGGTCTGCGCGATCGTCAGGACCGCTGCGGCCGCCGGCGCGAGTGCGGCGACGTAGAAGACACGGCGCCCGAGCAGGGGTGTCAGCGCGGGGACGAGGAGTGCGACGACTCCGAACGCGACGAGGACGGTGACCATGGGGCGCCTCCTCGGGGTCGGGCGTGCAAGTCCGGCTCTGGGTGGCTCTCAGGCTACCGAGAGCCGGATGGGGAGAACCTGAACGACCGGACAGGATGACCCGCCGAGGATCAGACTACGAGCACCACTCTGCTCGTCCCGGCGTCGACCTGTCCGGCCCATGCGTCCGCGACGGCGTGCATCGGCAGCGCGGTCGCGTCGACCGCGATGGTGCCGTCCGCGATGGCGCCGACGATGCCCGGGAGCTCGGCGACGAACCCGGACGTCCCCACCGATCCCTGCCCGCTGCCGACGATGGTGAGGCCGGACGCGCGGAGCGCTGCGGACGGGATCGGAGCCTCCTGGCCGGCCGTCGACCCGATCGCGATCCAGTCGAGGCGCGCGCCGCGGGCCTCGCGGGCGGTGACGAGCGTCCGCATGACCGCGGCGGCGGGCGCACCCCAGACGTAGTCGATGACGACGTCCACGTCGGATGCCGCGCGGCCGATCGCCTCGACGTCGTCGAGCGGGACGACGACGTCCGCGCCGAGCGCCGGGAGTTCGGCGAGTCGCTCCGGGTTGCGCCCGCTCGCGACGACGTGGGACGCCCCGAGGTGCTTCGCGACCTGCACGGCGGCACGGCCGGATGCCCCGGTGGCGCCGAGCACGAGCACCCGCGCGCCGTCCGGGAACGCGATGCGCCGACGGAGCGCCACCCACGACGACATCACCGGGTTGACGCCGGCCGCGATCCGGGCGGGGTCGGCGCCGTCCGGCAGCACGACGCTCGCGCGGGGGTCCACCGCGGTGCGTTCGGCCATCGATCCCCGGGTGTCCGACTGCACGGCGAAGTAGCGGAGCGTGCCGTCCGGGAACCGTCCGACGCCGTCGACGCCCGGGACCAGGGGGAGCGCGCCGTCGCTCGTGTAGTGCGACCCGTCCGCCTGTGACCGGACGCGGGGGTGCAGGCCGGCGGCGACGACGTCGACCACGACCTCCTCGCCGCGGGGTTCGGGCTCCGGGAACTCGGTCCACGTGGGTGCCGAGTCGAAGTGTGTGACGACCGATGCGTGCATGACTGCCTCCAATTGGTTCGTGTTACGAATCAAAGTAGTTCGCACCACGAAGTTCGTCAAGTAGGCTCGGACCATGGACACCATCGAGCAGGACCGCCTCGTCGACGCCCTCGGCCACGCTGCGTTCACGACCATGGGCTCGCTGACCGGGCTGGCGGCCGACGCCGGGTTGTCCCTGACGCAGCTCCGGGTGCTCGCGATCCTGCGTGACCGCCGCCTGCGGATCGGCGACCTGGCCGAGTACCTCGGGCTCGAGAAGTCGACGATGACCGGGCTCGTCGCCCGTGCCGAGAAGAAGGAACTGCTCGCGCGCGTCCCGAACGCGGACGACGCGCGCGCGGTCGACGTGGTGCTCACCGACCGCGGGCACGAGGTGGCCGCCGCGCTCGAGGCAGCCATGCGTGACGCGCTCCTGCCGCTCACCGAGCGGCTGCCGTCGGCGGACCGCCGTCGGCTCCGCGAGCTGCTGGAGCGCATGCTGCGCTGACGTGCGCGGGTCCGGCAGGTGCTCTGGTCGCGCCCACCGCCGGACGGGAGGCTCGTGCCGGGGCCGCCACGAGCCTCCCGTCCGGTGGCCGGCCGCGTCGATCGCCGTGGGACGCGCGCACGTGTCGTTGCGTCTGCAAGGAGCGACAGGGTCGCTGTCGTACGACAGCGACCCTGTCGCTCCCACGCGCCTGCAACTGTTGCGGACGCGTGGGGACGACAAGACCGATGTCGTACGACACCGACGCTGTCGTTCCGAGTCGGGTCGAGGGAACGCGGGTGCGGGGGCGGGGACGGGTGCGGGGGTGCGGGAGGGGGGACGCGAGCACGCGGGCTCGCAACCGCGGCGCGTACCGTGCGCGCCATGCGCACCCGGACCGCAGCACCGATCGCGTCGTTCGCCCTGCTCGTCCTGGCGCTCGCCGGGTGCACCGCCGGGTCGGACGCCGACGAGTCGACCACACGCCGCAGCGCCACCGCGGGGCCGGCGCCGACCGACCTGGCCACCGGCGAGGTCGCACCCACCGGAGCCGTCTCGGACGTCGCGACGGACCTCGACGCCCCGTGGTCGGTGGTGCTCACCGACGACGACGTCCCGCTCGTCAGCCTGCGCGACTCCGGGGACGTGCTCGAAGTCGGGGACGACGGCGACACCCGCACGGTCGGCACGATCGAGGGTGTCCGGCACGGCGGCGAGGGTGGGCTGCTCGGCCTCGCGCTGCACGACGACGACCTGTACGTCTACTCGACGGGCGACGACGGCAACCGCGTCGAGCGCTACGCCCTCACCGGCAGCGCGGGGTCGTACGCCCTCGGCGACGCGGCGACGGTCATCGACGACCTGCCCGCGAACAGCTTCCACAACGGCGGGCGCATCGCGTTCGGCCCCGACGACATGCTCTACGTGACGGTCGGCGACGCCGGCAACCGGTCGGAGGCGCAGGACCGGGACTCACTCGCCGGCAAGATCCTGCGGCTCACGCCGACAGGGGAGGTCCCTGCCGACAACCCGTTCGACGGCTCCCCGGTGTGGTCGCTCGGGCACCGGAACGTGCAGGGGCTCGGGTGGGCATCCGACGGCACGATGTTCGCGTCCGAGTTCGGCGAGAACACCTGGGACGAGCTCAACGTCATCGAACCCGGTGCCGACTACGGCTGGCCCGAGGTCGAGGGCACCGGGGGTGTCGATCAGGGTTTCGTCGATCCGGTGCAGCAGTGGCGGACCTCCGACGCCAGCCCGTCCGGCCTCGCGGTGGTCGATGACACCGTGTTCATCGCGAACCTCCGCGGCGAGGTGCTGCGGTCGGTGCCCGTGTCCGACCCGTCGACGTCGCGGGAGTGGTTCGCCGGGACGTACGGGCGGCTGCGCACGGTGCTCGCCGGCCCCGGCGACACGCTCTGGTTCGTGACGAACAACACCGACGGCCGCGGCAGCACCGGGACCGGCGACGACCGGATCCTGTCGGTCGCACTGACCGACTGACAGGCTGACCGACTGATCGGGTGGCGGACCGACGCACGGCGCGCGCGTACCGTCTGGGCCATGCCTGCTCTCACCGACAC
Coding sequences within:
- a CDS encoding MarR family transcriptional regulator; translation: MDTIEQDRLVDALGHAAFTTMGSLTGLAADAGLSLTQLRVLAILRDRRLRIGDLAEYLGLEKSTMTGLVARAEKKELLARVPNADDARAVDVVLTDRGHEVAAALEAAMRDALLPLTERLPSADRRRLRELLERMLR
- a CDS encoding PQQ-dependent sugar dehydrogenase; translation: MRTRTAAPIASFALLVLALAGCTAGSDADESTTRRSATAGPAPTDLATGEVAPTGAVSDVATDLDAPWSVVLTDDDVPLVSLRDSGDVLEVGDDGDTRTVGTIEGVRHGGEGGLLGLALHDDDLYVYSTGDDGNRVERYALTGSAGSYALGDAATVIDDLPANSFHNGGRIAFGPDDMLYVTVGDAGNRSEAQDRDSLAGKILRLTPTGEVPADNPFDGSPVWSLGHRNVQGLGWASDGTMFASEFGENTWDELNVIEPGADYGWPEVEGTGGVDQGFVDPVQQWRTSDASPSGLAVVDDTVFIANLRGEVLRSVPVSDPSTSREWFAGTYGRLRTVLAGPGDTLWFVTNNTDGRGSTGTGDDRILSVALTD